A stretch of DNA from Tautonia rosea:
GTTCGGTCGGACGCCGAAGCTCTCGATGTTGCCGGGGCAAACGATGGTGGGGCGCGACCACTGGCCGCAGGTGTTCTCGGCCGCCTTTGCCGGGGCGGGCGTGACGGGGGGCCAGGTGATCGGCCGGTCGGACAAGTCGGGGGCCTATCCGGCCACGATGGCGTTTACCCCGGCGGATCTGGCGGCGACGATTTATCGGGCGCTCGGTATCTCGGGAGAGGCGGAAGTGGTTGATATGCTGGGACGGCCGATCCGACTGGTGACGGGATCGCCGATCGAGCCGCTGTACACGGGGGCGGCGGTGTAATCAAGGAATGTGGACAAGTGACATTCTCGGGTTGGCCAGGGTCCTCGCAGCAGCCCCCAGGTGCAAGGCCTCTGCCTCTGGGGGCTGCTGCGAGGACCCCAGCCACCCCTGAAATCATGTCTCCAGGCTCCTGAAGTGAGGCTCAGGAGGAGTCGTTCTCGGGGGTCATCAGGCCGAATTTCTTGAGCTTGCTGACGAGGGTGCTGCGCGGGAGGCCGAGGAGGCGGGCAGCTTCGGACTTGTTGCCGCGGGCCTCGGCGAGGGCGTCGCGGAGTTGGTGGCGTTCGAAGGCGTCAAGCTCGGGGTCATCGAGTTCGGGAGCAGGAGGAGGAGCGGTCCAGGAGGACGAACTGGGAAGGCGTCGGGGTCGGCCTCGGCGGCCGGTCGAGACGGCGGCAGCACGTCGGCGGAGCGAGGAGGCGGCGGCGGCGCGGGGGCCGAAGAGGTCGTCGGGCAGGTCGTCTCGGGTGATGGCAGGGCCTTCGGAGAGGACAACGGCGCGTTCGATCACGTTTTCCAGCTCGCGGACGTTGCCGGGCCAGTCGTAGGCGGTGAGGGCCTCGATGGCATCGTCGTCGAGGTGGGTGATCGGCTTGCCCGATCGGCCAGCAACGTGGCGGAGGAAGGAGACGGCCAGTTCGAAGACGTCAGCGCGGCGGTCGCGGAGGGGAGGGACGACAATGCTGATGACATTCAAGCGGTAATACAGGTCTTCACGGAAACGTCCGGAGCGGATGAGGGCGGGGAGGTCGCGGTGGGTGGCGGCGACGATCCGGACGTCGACGGTGATTGGCTGCGAGCTGCCAACGCGCTCGAAGGTCTTGGTCTGGAGGACGCGGAGGAGCTTGGTTTGGACGTCGAGGGAAATGTCGCCGATCTCGTCGAGGAGCAAGGTGCCGCCGTCGGCCTGCTGGAAGCGGCCCACGCGGTCGCGATCGGCCCCGGTGAAGGCCCCTCGGACGTGGCCGAACAGCTCGGATTCGAGGAGGCTGGGGGAGAGGGCGGCGCAGTGGACCTTGACAAAGGGTTTCGATGCGCGGGGGCTGCCGGCGTGAATGGCCTCGGCGAGTAGCTCCTTGCCGGTGCCGCTCTCGCCAAGGATGAGGACGGCCGACGGGCTGACGGCGGCCTTGCGGACGGTGTCGAGCACGCGCTTCATGGGGGCACTGGTGCCTCGGATGCGGCCGAGGGCGGGGGTGTCGGTGGCGGGGTGATCGGGGGCGTCGAGATCGGACGGGGGAGGCAAGGCCTGGCCGGCTCGGGGTGAGGAGTCGTGATCCTCACTGTGTCGGCCGATGAGCTGATCCTGGAGGACGAGAATCCGACGCTGCTGTTCGGCGATCTTCTCGACCTTGTCGCGCAGCTCTCGGTTCAATTCTTCGAGGGTCCGGTGGATGGAGGCCGAGTGCAGGGCCAGAACGGCGACCGAGGAGAGGGCGGCGAGGAAGACCATTTCTTCATCATCATACGGTAATCCGTTGCGTTTCGGCCCGAGGACCAGGACACCGGCCAACTCGCCGTCGGAGGAGAGGGCGGCGGCGACCTCGCCGCCGAGGGCGATGAGGGCGTCGGCGGTGGGGTCGTGCGAGGCGCGTGCCATCGAGCCGGGGAGGCGGACGGTTGGCCGGGCCCGGAGGCGTCGGAGGATCGGGCTGTCGTCGGGCAAGGTGGTTTGATCGGGCTCTGGACCGAGGCTGGCGACGACGGAGAGCGGGCGGTCGGGAGCGGTCCGGAGGTAGATGGTTCCCCAGTCGAGGCCGAGGACCTCGGCGGCGGCTTCGAGCAGGCGACGGCCCAGGGTTCCACGATCGACGAGGCGGTCGACGGCCTGGCTCATCTTGCGCATGGCTTGATCAAATTTGTACTTTTCGCGGAAGAAGCGGCGGTCGATGGCCTGCTCGAACCGGCGGCGGACGCCTCCCGAGAGGACCAGGATGACCAGGGCGGTGAGCATGACCACGGTGGCCTCGCGAGAGGTCTGTTCATCTTGAAGCGAGTAGCCAACCGCCAACGCACCGACGACCAGGACCAGCGAGTAGAGCAGGCCCAGGCCGACGCTGACGAGCAGGTAGCGGACGCTGCGATTGAAGATCTCCTCGGCCTGCATTAGTTTGTATCGGGTGATGCTCACCGCGTAGGCCGAGGTATAAAGAAGTGAGACGGTGTACATGGGCCAGGCGGCGCTATCGAGCCCAAGGACCGAGGTGTCTTCGGCAGCGAGCAGGAGCAGGTAGCCGATGAAGACGGTCGAGAGGAGGGAGGCAAGCAATATCCAGCGGACCTGGTTGCGCTCGATCGGGTTGCGGGCGCGGCGATAGCTGTAAAGCAGGCAGGCAATACAGAGGGCGAAGATCAAAACGGAAAAGCCGACATGCCCGAGGGCCACCCATTTGATGAGCCTCTGCGCGGCCAGACGAAGGCCAAGGGTGGCGGGGTCGGGCTCGCCGGTCAGGGAGATCCAGAACATGGCCGCCCAGAGGATCGCCAGGTTGACCGCGAAGACGCCGTAGAGGCCGAGCATCACCCAGCGGCGGTGCAGGAGCAGAAGCGGGTTGGGCCTTGGGAAGACCAGGAAGAAGTGCAGGCTGGCAATCGGCACGACCATCGCAAGGGGGACGAACGGGAAGATCAACAGGCGTTCGCTGACGATCTCGGACCAGTGGTAGCCCCCCATGAAGGCCCCCACCGTAAAGACGCAGAGCCAGAAGAAGACCCGGGCCGATCGGTCGTTGGGGCGTCGCCACAATACGATCGCGCCGAGGGCGAAGATGACCATTTCCTGCGCGAACCAGACGAGGGACCAGACATACATGCCAAACGGTCGCAGGCGGACCTCGGCTAGGGCCTGGATCGGGTCGGCATTCGAGCGTTCGCCTTCCCAATCAAGGGGAAGCCATTCGACGAGCAGAGTCGAGCCGGAGGGGGTCTGGCCGATCATGCGTTGCGCTCGAATGATGGCCGTGTAGTCGTTGTCGGCAATCTCGATGCTCCAGGCCCCATCGGACGAGGCGATCCGGGAGATGCGGTCGCCGACCTGGGGAACCTGGCGGACATCAGGCCCCTGCACCGGGTCAAACCAGTGGTAACGCGGGCTGATGGGCTCCTTTTGCGCAGTGCCGAAGACGCAGCGGATGCCGATGTCTCCCGAGGTTGCCACCACCCAGAGGACCGAGAGTGAATAGATGACCACGGCGACCGTGGCGAGGATCACCGCCAGTTGATGGGAGTGATTGGGCCACCATTCCCGAATGGGTGGCATTGCCCATCGTCGCGGTACAGTGCCAGAGGCGAAGAGAGAACGCACCAGGGAGGTCTCGTAGGTGTTCATCAGGTTGAAGCTGATTTCACGATAGCGATTCGGCGCCGAAAAGCAACGAATAATCCGTCGTCACCCTGGCTGGCGAAGACGAATTTTGTGGAATCGCTGCCGGAATCTCATTTGATCGTTTGGGGGATTTGGCTTGTGTTGTGGAATTGGGAAATTTGGAGATAATAAAGAGATTTTAAGAGAAGAGATTCTAAATTCATTTCCGGTATGAGTTTGCGTTGCCAGATGTTTTCTCTGTTGTGGAATTCGACGTTGATTCTCGTAGTTGGCGAGGTTCGGCGCTGATGATCGCTAGCGAAAAATCGGCAGAGTGTTAGAAGGTGATCAGGGAGATGTGGGCGAGTGTCGCACCAACTGAGGTTCAGGCATGGCAGGTGCGGAGGAGGTCATTCATATCCCTGGCGGGAGGGTCGTCAGGACTGAGAACATGAGCCTTATCCTTATGGGAATGTGAATCACGATGCGACGATCGGCGAAGTCAAGCGCGATCCCAAGCTGGGAGACGGAGTGGAGCCCGATCACGCGATGGCAGGTCGAGGGTCAGGGAGGGGCTCATGAGGTGGTTCGGCTGGGGCAAGGAGAGCCGATCGTCCTGCTGCCGGGGCTGGCGGGTGGCTGGAAGATGGTGATGCCGCTGGCTCGTCGTTTGGCGAGGCGGCATGAGGTGCATCTGGTGGGGCTCTCGGGAGACGGGGCGTTCTTGCCTCGGTGCGCGGGAGTCGGGGTGGTGGACGAGGCGAAGTCCTTGCTCTCGGCGGTGGATCGGCTCGGGCTGGAGCGGCCGGCTCTGATGGGGGTCTCTTACGGCGGGGCCGTGGCGTTGGAGATGGCGATCGAGGCGCCGGGGCGGTTTCATCGGCTGGCCCTGTTCGGGGCCGAGGCGCAGTTTGGGCGAAAGTGGGCGGCGACGATTGCCCGCAGAGTCCTGGAACGTTTCCCGATGCCGAGCGATAGCCCGTTCATCAACCAGTTCTTCAACCTGCTGCACGGCGGGAAGCCCGAGTCGGGACCGCTGGCCGAGTTTGTGGTTCGGCGCTGCTGGGAAACGGACCAGGGGGTGATGGCCGATCGGCTCCGGGCGCTTGAACTGTTTGACGCGACCGATCGGCTCTGGCGGGTTGAGACGCCGACCCTGATCTTGGCCGGCTCTCGGGATGTGATCGTCACGGGAGAGCGGCAGAAGGCCCTGGCTCGGGCGATTGCTCCGTCGCGGTTTGTGACGATTGAGGGAGCCGGGCACCTGGGCTTCCTGACGCACCGCAAGGAAGTGTCGGCCCGGATCGCGCGTCACCTGGGGGTGGCTCGACGGACGGTTTCCTGATCGGAGACGAAAGATCGACAATGACCGATCCGTTGCCTCCTCGATTCGAACGGGCCTTGCGATGGGCGACCATCTGGCACGATGGTCAACATCGCAAGGCCAGCCCCATGCCCTACGTGCAACATCCGATCGCGGTAGCCTGGATCCTCGACCGGCTCGGATTCGACGAGGATGTGGTGATCGCTGCCCTGCTCCACGATGTGGTGGAGGATACCGATGCAACGCTCGACGAGATTCACGAGCGCTTCGGTGATCGGGTCGCGGAACTGGTTGCGCACTGCTCGGAGCAGAAGACCGACAGCGAGGGGAATGTTCGTCCCTGGATCGTCCGCAAACACGAGCACCTCGATTCCTTGACCACTGCTCCGGAGGCAGCGAAGGCGATCAAGCTGGCCGATTGTTTGCACAATATGCGGAGCATGGTTGACGACCTGGCGCGTGAAGGCGATCCGTTCTGGAATCGTTTCAACGCGAGTCGGGATCAGATTTTCGAAAAACTTCGACTGGTGCTGGAACGATTGGGGCATGGGGAGGATGATCGGCTTGGGCAACTGGCCCGGTTGGGCTGGGCGACCCTTGCGGAGCTGGGGGGCGCAGAGCCGGGCGATGAGGTGCCGGAACCGTTCGTGAAGCCCGGGTCGAGGTGATCTGACCCCTTGAATTACGCTTGAGAGGGGGCCGGTGGCCGAGGTACGAATCGGGTTTCTGGGCTTTCTGGCTGACCTGGCTGTCGGCGATTGGGTCCGGGAGCGGTTCCGGGTCGATCCGATGAGGATCGAATACGAAACCGTTCCGGGGCGTCCCTCGATCGCCTGAGTCGCGAGGAGGATGCTCGGCTCCGGGGACGTGCCCGGCCCGTCCGAGTCTTCCTGTCGACGTGAGCGGGAGGACGCCCAGTCGATGAGTCGACAGGATCTGACCGAGCCTCAATCCCGAACGCCACGGGTCGACGAGCCCGAGGAATCTTCGAGCGGGAACGGGAATGTTGATCCTGACTCATGGGTCGATCGGCACGGCGATGTGCTGTATCGCTGGGCCGTGCTTCGGCTCGGAGATCATGAATCGGCAGCGGATGTTGTGCAGGAGACGTTTCTCGCGGCGCTCGATCACCGGATGCGGTTCGACGCCCGATCCTCGGAACGAACCTGGCTTCTCGGAATCTTGAAGCATAAGATCGGCGATGTCTTGCGGCGGCGTCGCCGTGAATCGGTTGCCGCGACCGAAGGGGCGGAGAGACCTGAGCGGGAATCATTCGGGGAGCCATTCGACCGCCGAGGTTTCTGGGTCCGCGGCCCGTCTCGCTGGGAAGAACCTGGCCTGGCCCTCGAATCGGCCGAGTTCTGGGAGCAGCTGCGGAAGTGCCTCGGCGCGATGCCCGAGCACCTTGCCGAGACCTTTCTGTTGCGTGAGGTGGAGGGGGTTGACGGCCCCGAGGTCTGCCGGGACCTGGCAATCACGCCGGAGAGTTTCTGGAAGCGGATGCATCGGGCTCGTCTCTTGCTCAGGGAGTGCCTTGAGCTACGCTGGTTCGGCACCCGTTAAACGGGGAGCGGGCCGCATTCGGACCCTCTCCTCGACCTCGTTCCTGGTCGTGGTTTGGAATCACCCTCATGGTTCGTCTGATTCGCCGACTCTGGCATGGCTGGCGGTTGATGAACCTGCCGTGTCATCGGATCTCGGAGCTGGTGAGCCGATCGCTTGATGATCGGTTGACGTTCGGGGAGCGGCTGGCGTATCGGTCTCACCTGATCTATTGCGTCGCCTGTCGGCGATATCGCCGACAGGTGTTATTGATCCGCGAGATGATGCGGCGTGGGCCGGGCCCCGGCGTCGGGCCGACGATGCCCGAGGAACTTCGCGAGCGGATCACTCGGGCGATGAAGGAACGTTGAAATCGAGGCGGCCCGGTCAGGATCGGGCGGCGATCGACGACCAATAGGGTGAGCGGACGCCGGGGGACCGCGATCGGCCTTCCCCGGATGGAACGACCGGGGCTCGGGCTGAGCGGCCCGACCGGTGGCGATCGACGTGCGCTCCGTCCGAAGGAGAATCATCGATGAGAATTTTGACGTGGATGGGAGTGCGGGGGGGAGTCCCGGCGATCGCCTCGGCGGTCGTGGCGCTGGTGTCGGGGGTGACGGGGCCGAGCCCGACGGCCTCGGCCTCGTCGATTACGCTTCGGGTGAAGGTGACGAACCTCGCCCCGAACGGGGGGACGTCCCTGACTCCCGTCTGGTTCGGCTTCCACGACGGCGGCTTTGACCTCTATGACCGAGATCTGCCGGCCTCGGGGGCGATCGAGCGGATTGCGGAGGACGGCGATGTCGGCCCGCTGAACACCCTGTTCGAGAGCAGCGGCAACGGAGACGTCCAGGGGACGATCTTCGGGGCCGGGGCGGGGCCGGGGTTTCCAGGGGCCCCGGTGATCGCGCCGGGGGGGATGGCCCATGTCGACCTCATGATCGACCCGATGGCAGCGTCGAGTCGGTATTTCAGCTATGCCTCGATGATCGTGCCGAGCAACGATTTCTTCATCGCCAACGGCAACCCGCTCGCGTTTGAAATCTTCGATGCGATGGGGCAGTTCCGGAGCAATACCGGAAGGCGGGGGGTCTTCGAGTTCACGGTGCTCGGCTCGATGGTGCTCGACGCGGGCACGGAGGTGAACGACGAGCTGCCGGAGAACACGGCCTTCTTCGGCCAGTCGATGCCCGATACCGGAGTCGACGAGAATGGCGTGATCACCCTGGCCGACGGATTCATCCCCGGCGGCCCGATTCTGAGCGACCCGCGGTTTCTCAACGCCGACTTCACGGCGCCGGGATACCAGATCGCCCGGTTCGAGATTACGGTTGTGCCGGAGCCGTCGTCGGTCGTGCTGTGCGGCCTCGGTCTGGTGGCCGCGGGCGGCCTGGGCGTCCGTTCTCGGCTTCGGAGAAATCGGTTGCGTATGGAGAGTTGATTCGGGGTTGCCGCGCGGCTATAGTTTCCCTGTCGACCCAAGCGGACACACGCAGGGTCGGCCTCTACGGGCCGCGTGAACGTGGCGCGGCGAGACTGGAGCTCTGATCCGTCCGAGGCTGGACTCCGGCGGCAATCAGGGGGAACCGGTTTTGAAAGGAGGTGATCCTGTGTGTAGCAGCGACAACCAGAGGCGGCTTGCCTAACGGCAGCCGACGGGTGCCCGTCGGGGAGCCGCACCCTGAGACTTGCCGTTCAACGCGGTAAGTGAGGCCGGATCCGGGTCGCCGGGTCCGGCCTCTTGCATTTTGGCGAATGGGTCTGGTAAGTTCAGAATCTCAATCCCGAATGATCGAGGCTGTTGGGCGTTGTGGATGATGCGACGCGACCCTCGGCTCGATCTGATGTCCTGACGTCTGGAGCCGAACGATCTTGGATCGGTTCACCGCGACCGTTGGCCGTTTTTCCTTCTCCTTTACCTTCGGGTATTGGTGGTGGGCTCGCTCGTTTACCGAGTGGTCGGCCGCAGGTCGCCGGGCAGTGCTGGGATTGTGACTCGACGGAAGGTCGAGTGAGACGAATCACCCCAAGGCCCCGAGACCTGCGAAGGTCTCGGGGCTTTTTTTGTTTCTTTCGTTTCGTGTTCTCATTCCGTTTCGTTTCGTTCCCTTTCGATTCGAGGGGAGCCAGTGAGTGAAGGTGCCGGAGGGTCGTCAGCGGTCGGTCCCACTGTGGGGTCGGCAGGCCGGTCGGACACCTTTGACCCCACCAGAAGAGGGCGGATTGCCGTGATCGTCGTGATGAAACCGGACGCGACCGAAGAGCAGATTACCCACGTGCGCGATCATATTTCCTCGCTCGGCCTGCAACCGCAGGTCATCGTCGGAGAGCACCAGACGGTGATTGCCGCGATCGGTCAGGAGCGACCGGGGATGGTCGAGGCGTTGGAACCGGCCGAGGGAGTGGTCAAGGTCTTGCCGATCATGGCGCCCTACAAGCGGGCGTCGTCGGAGTTGAAAACCGAGCGGACGGTGGTCCGGGCACGATCGCTGGAGGTGGGCGGGAAACGGATTGGGGTGATCGCCGGCCCTTGCTCCGTCGAGAGTGAGGAGCAAATTGTCAGCATCGCCCGGAAACTGAAGGAAATGGGAGCGACCGGCCTGCGAGGTGGAGCCTACAAGCCGAGGACCAGCCCGTACAGCTTTCAGGGGCACAAGGTCGACGGCCTGAAGATGCTGGCGACGGCTCGGGCCGAAACCGGTTTGGCGATCGTGACCGAGGTGATGGCTCCGGAGCATGTCCCGGTGGTGGCCGAATACGCCGACGTGCTCCAGATCGGGGCGCGGAACATGCAGAACTATCAATTGTTGCAGGCGGTGGGAGATTCGGGCATTCCGGCCTTCCTGAAGCGTGGGATGAGCGCGACGATGGAGGAGTTCCTGCTGGCGGCCGAGTATATTCTCGATCGAGGAAATGAGAACGTGATGCTTTGTGAGCGTGGGATTCGGGCGTTCGAGGACCATACTCGCTTCACCTTGCCGCTGGCGTCGGTCCCGTATTTGCAGATGAAAACGCACTTGCCGGTCGTGGTCGACCCGTCGCACGGCACGGGCAAGGCGGCCCTGGTGCCCGCGATGGCTCGAGCCGCGATTGCCGCCGGGGCGGATGGCCTGATGGTCGAGGTGCACGATGACCCGGAACACGCCATGAGCGACGGCGCCCAGACGATTACCCCCGAGGTCTTCTCCCGGATGATGGCGGATTGCCGACGGGTGGCCGAGGCGGTCGATCGCGGTCTTTGAGTCGAGGGCTGAGGCCCTCCCTACGTTATTCCATGCCTGGAGACCGATCTCGGCCTGAGCGTTCAACCCCTCGGCAAGGTGCCAACGATGAGGGAAGGGGCGACTTGGGCCGGAGCGGTCTCTGAGGCGGAGGGCTTGCAGTGATGAAAACGCTTCAAATGGTCAACTGGGTGTTTCAGGGGTGGGAGGGACCGCTTCGGGTGCTGGTGGTGGGCTCGGCCGCGTATCTGGCGCTGATTGTGCTGATGAGGATCACGGGGCCGCGAACCCTGTCAAAAATGAACGCCTTTGACTTCGTGGTGACGGTGGCGATTGGCTCGACCCTGGCGACCGTCTTGCTGTCGAAGGAGGTGGCGCTGATCGACGGGGTGGTGGCGCTGGCGTTGTTGATCATGCTTCAATGGCTGATCACCTGGCTGGCGACCCGATCGGAACAGGTGACCCGATTGATCAAGGCCGAGCCGGTGCTGCTGGTCCGGGACGGTCAGATGCTTCGGCAGTCGATGGACCGCTCTCGCGTGATTGAGGCGGACATTCTTCAGGCCGTTCGTCAGCAGGGGAACGGGTCGATCCGAGACGTGTCGGCCCTGGTGCTGGAGACGGATGGTTCGTTCTCAGTGATTTCGAAACCGATCGACGGTGAGCCGACGGTGCTGGCGAACGTGGATCGAGATGTCGTGGCGAGGCGGTTGAATGATTCGAGGGTGTGACTCGATGGGAGAGGTTCGAAGGATGATGCCTGTGGCGAGTGCCCGACCGATTCGAATTGTGCTGGCGCATTGACCACGTTGGTTGCACGGAGGGATAATTAAGAGAGAGGACAGTCAGTCCTTTGAGTCTGATTGGGGCTTGTGTGGAGCCTTAAGCTGTTCTCCTATGCATGCGCAGAGGAGATTTGAAATGAAGATTCTCGTTCCAATTGATGGATCGCCCTGCAGCCGGGCGACGATTGAGGAGCTTTGCCGTCACACCTGGCCGGCGAACAGTGAGATCAAGGTCATCACGGTCATCCACGTGGGAGGACCGGAAGTTTTCGATCCCATGATGATGGCGTCGTCGTTTCACTTCGACCTGCTCGCCGAGGCCAGGAAGCACGCCCCGAAGCTGGTGGAAGGGGCGGCCCAGACAATCATGGAGCGGACGAAAGACGTGAAGGTCACCTACGAGGTGCTCGAAGGGGTGCCGAAGGAAGAAATTGTCGGGCAGGCCGAATACTGGGGTGCCGACCTGATTGTGCTAGGATCGCACGGGCATGGGCCGGTCGGTCGATTCTTCCTCGGTTCGGTTTCGCATGCGGTGGCCATGCATGCACCCTGTTCGGTACAAATTGTGCGAAAGCGGGCTGAGACGAAGGTCGGGTGACGTGATTCGAAAAGACGAGGAAAGGTCCCTCGGGTTTCGGGGACCTTCCTCTGTTGACGTGGAAGCGACGATTCGACCAGTCCCTGGGTGCTCGGAGCCGAGAATTCCGCTTTTTCCTGCCGAAGGTGATTCCGCGGGCCGACTGGACGGGCGGATCGGGGTGTGATGGGATGGTCGTGAGGTTAGCCGACGGACTTTCGGCGCAGGAGGTAGAGGTCTTGATTGGCCTGATTGCGTCCGGGGCGGAAGCCCATTAGATCCCATTGATGATGGAGGTGAAGAATTACCCAGGAAAGCGGGAGGAAGGCGTCTCCCCAGTCCGAGATCGAGTCGAGTTGTGACTGAACTTCATCATTGTGACGGTAAACGTCTTCAAATCGGTAGCGGTTCTGGGCGAGGTCGGCGGCGATGGCGCGAATCCCTTCGTCGGATCGCCAGCCGGTCCGAAGCGAATAGCCCAGGGTAGCGGCCCCGTGGGTAGTGAACATCAAGACGCCATCGGGCTTAATGATCCGGGCCATCTCATCGAACCAGGCCAGGGCGGCGCGTTCGGAGAAGTGAGACCAGATGGAGATGGCATAGACGCCGTTGAAGTGCTGCGAGGGATACGGCAGTGGGGGCCACTGGGGGCTGATCTGGAAGTCGATGCCGGGCAGGTGGTCTGAGGCCCAGGCGATGGACTCCTTGACGGGATCGCACCCGTACCATTGGGCTTCGGGGTAGGCGGCTGCGAGGTAGCGGACCGCGGCGCCGGAGGAGCAGCCGAAGTCGAGATAATGGCCGTCTGATTCGACCTGGCCGCCGCACTGTTCCAGTTCTTCGATGAATAGGTCGCCGCTGTACTGGTCGCCGATGAAGATCGGCTTACGCATCATGCAATGGATGTGCGCGGGGGGGTTGGCATCGCAGAGCCCCGTTTTGGCACCGACGAGATGTGGGAGGAAGTGGGTTCCGTAGCGGAGGATTTCCCGTCGGAAATGCTTGGGATCGGAGGTGGCGTAGCCTTCGAAGACCTGGCGGAAGGTCTCGGGGTCGAGCCGGTCGCGAAGGGATTCCCGGACGAGCTGGAGGTCGGTCGGGTTGAGCCGAGCAAAGAGGCGGTTGGTTGCGGGGGTTTGTGCGGGAAGTTGGTAAGCGGCGAGCAATCCGAAAGTCTCGGCGATCGAAGACTCAAGCGGCAGGTCGTCCGGGAACAGTGAGTCAACCGGATGGGAGCGTTCGGTGGCTGGGGCGGTCATGGGTCTCACCTCGTCAGGTTCGTGAGAGAAGACGGGACTTGAGGCTGCAATTCGGGCCGGGAAGATGACGCTTCACACCGGAGCAGCAGAATCTTCGCTCACCATCGAGCCCTTGGCTCGTTGAGCCCGAGGTTGAACAGGTGACGTGGTGCCGGTTTCTGGATGGATGGGCAGACCATAAACGGACCCCGAACGGGGGTCAATGGCGGATTTGACCAGGCAAAGTGAACGGGACGAGAGGGATTGTGACCGATCGGCTCAGCAAATGGAGAGGATGCGGAGGATGAATAAAGCAGAAATCAGAGGTAATCTTCGCGGACGGGATGAAAGACGTCGAGGGCGAGGGCGGGGCCGTCGAGGGCGACGACGCGATGGGGAACACCTCCGGGGATGCGCCAGAGGTCGCCGGGTTCGAGGATGCGCGTGATGCCGCCGACGGTGAATTCGAGTCGGCCTTTGACGAGGTAGCCCATTTGCTCGTGCGGGTGGAAGTGCTCGGGGACGATGCCGCCGGGCTGGAATTCGACGACCGAGAGCATGATGCCCTGGCCGGCGGTCACGCGGAGGTCGACACCGGGGAACAAGGGGAGGTGCTTGCCGGAGCCAGCGGAGATGAAATAGTCGTCGGCGGTCGGTTCGGGGGGGGCATCGGGCATGGGATCAACGTCCTCGGGGGTATCGGGCCATGACCCACTGGCCCCAGGCCGTGAGGAACTGGTTGCGGTCGACGCCGAAGAGTTGTTGCACACCGGCGTCGAGCTGCTGGCGACCGCCGAGCATCCCTCGGACGAAGGGGCCGAAGGCGCGCGGGTTGGCGGTCGAGAGCCATTCCAGGAGGCTGAAGCCGAGTGCTCGGGTGTCGTCGGGCGGGAGTTGATCGCCGAGGGCCTCGGCCGACTTGGTGGTCCAGCCGAGCTGCGAGGCCCGGACGGTCGCTGTGCGGAGCCGAGCGACGTAGGGGCTTCGTGGTTCGAGCTTCGAGGCGAGGAAGGCTCCGTAGCCGAGGGCAAGCCATTGCGGGGCGTTGGCATCGCTTCGGGAGACGGCACCGGCGCCGAGCTGCTCGACGAGGAGGAAATCGAGGCTGCGATCGACAGCGGCATCGCTGGCCTCGCCGCCGCCGAAGGGGTCGAGGGCGACGAGGTAAGGGGTGTCGTCGGCCAGATCGGCGCGGCCCTGTTCGCCGTCGAGCGGTTCCTGGCGGGCGACGGTGCGGACGAACTCGGCGTAATGGTTGCGATCGGTG
This window harbors:
- the aroF gene encoding 3-deoxy-7-phosphoheptulonate synthase; translated protein: MIVVMKPDATEEQITHVRDHISSLGLQPQVIVGEHQTVIAAIGQERPGMVEALEPAEGVVKVLPIMAPYKRASSELKTERTVVRARSLEVGGKRIGVIAGPCSVESEEQIVSIARKLKEMGATGLRGGAYKPRTSPYSFQGHKVDGLKMLATARAETGLAIVTEVMAPEHVPVVAEYADVLQIGARNMQNYQLLQAVGDSGIPAFLKRGMSATMEEFLLAAEYILDRGNENVMLCERGIRAFEDHTRFTLPLASVPYLQMKTHLPVVVDPSHGTGKAALVPAMARAAIAAGADGLMVEVHDDPEHAMSDGAQTITPEVFSRMMADCRRVAEAVDRGL
- a CDS encoding DUF421 domain-containing protein; protein product: MKTLQMVNWVFQGWEGPLRVLVVGSAAYLALIVLMRITGPRTLSKMNAFDFVVTVAIGSTLATVLLSKEVALIDGVVALALLIMLQWLITWLATRSEQVTRLIKAEPVLLVRDGQMLRQSMDRSRVIEADILQAVRQQGNGSIRDVSALVLETDGSFSVISKPIDGEPTVLANVDRDVVARRLNDSRV
- a CDS encoding universal stress protein, with the translated sequence MKILVPIDGSPCSRATIEELCRHTWPANSEIKVITVIHVGGPEVFDPMMMASSFHFDLLAEARKHAPKLVEGAAQTIMERTKDVKVTYEVLEGVPKEEIVGQAEYWGADLIVLGSHGHGPVGRFFLGSVSHAVAMHAPCSVQIVRKRAETKVG
- a CDS encoding class I SAM-dependent methyltransferase, whose translation is MTAPATERSHPVDSLFPDDLPLESSIAETFGLLAAYQLPAQTPATNRLFARLNPTDLQLVRESLRDRLDPETFRQVFEGYATSDPKHFRREILRYGTHFLPHLVGAKTGLCDANPPAHIHCMMRKPIFIGDQYSGDLFIEELEQCGGQVESDGHYLDFGCSSGAAVRYLAAAYPEAQWYGCDPVKESIAWASDHLPGIDFQISPQWPPLPYPSQHFNGVYAISIWSHFSERAALAWFDEMARIIKPDGVLMFTTHGAATLGYSLRTGWRSDEGIRAIAADLAQNRYRFEDVYRHNDEVQSQLDSISDWGDAFLPLSWVILHLHHQWDLMGFRPGRNQANQDLYLLRRKSVG
- a CDS encoding cupin domain-containing protein → MPDAPPEPTADDYFISAGSGKHLPLFPGVDLRVTAGQGIMLSVVEFQPGGIVPEHFHPHEQMGYLVKGRLEFTVGGITRILEPGDLWRIPGGVPHRVVALDGPALALDVFHPVREDYL